ACGAAGTAGGGGGGACGCCAGTCGTCCCCGCAGAAGCCGCAAATCGAGAACCATGAGGCCCGCCTCGCTCGAGGCGGGCCAGTTGTTTACCGGTGCGTCCCCGGGGCAAGATTAAGGGATATGAAACGGGTAGAGACGGTCGAGTTCACTCAGAAGGAAGAGAAACAGGGTCTGCGCCGGGCCATCGGCACCTGGGGCTCGTTCACCTGGGGCTACGCCGATGTCGGGGCCGACGTCTACGTGGCCCTCGGTCTGGTCATGGGGGCGGCCCACGGCGGCACGCCGGCGGCCTTCGCCATGACCGGCCTGATCTATGTGTTCATCGGGTTGGCCTACACGGAACTGGCGGCGACCTACCCGGTGGCCGGCGGCGGCCACTATTACACCTTACGGGGGCTGGGCGACTTTCTTGGGTTTACCTCGGGCTGGGCGCTCCTCCTCGACTTCACCATTGACGTCTCGCTCTTTGCCCTGTCGGCGGCCGGCTACGTCAACTTCTTCTTCCCGGCTCTTCAGAAGCAGCCGTGGCTGGCCATCGAGGCCGTCCTGGGGATCGGCTTCCTGATCTTCCTGAACCTTCGGGGAATCCGCGAGTCCTCGAGGATGAACGAGATCTTCTGCGCCGCCGATATGGTCAACGAATCGGTCATCATCCTCTTCGGCTTCCTCTTTGCCTTCAACCCCGACTTCTTCACCTATCAGTTCGTCAACCAGTTTCCGTCCCGTCATGACTTCCTCTACGGGGCTTCCATCGCCATCATCTCCTTCGTCGGCTTGGAGTCCATCTCCCAAGCCGCCGAGGAGACCCTCCGGCCGGCGACCATCGTTCCCCGGACCTCCCTGGCCCTGATCTTCACCGTCCTCATCTACGCCCTCAGCTTCTCCATCCTCAGCCTGGGCATCTTGCCCTGGCAGGTGATCGCCGCCAATCAGGGCGATCCGGTGGCGGTCTTGGCCAAGCATATTCCGATCATCGGCTTCATCGCCGGGCCATTCACCGCCATCTTGGCGGCGACCCTCGTCTTCGCCTCGGCCAACACCGGGGTCATGGGCTACTCCCGGATCACTTGGTCGATGAGCAACTTTCGCCTGCTCCCAAAGTGGTTCTCGGCCGTCCACCCGGTCCACCAGACGCCGTACCGGACGATCCTGGTCTTCTCAATGATCGCCATCGCCGAGGTCATCCTGGCCTCGCTGTCGGCCAACGCCTATGACACCCTCGGCAACATGTACGCCTTCGGCGCCGTGACCGGCTATATCTTGGTCCTCATCTCCCTAATCCGGCTGCGCTTCGCCGACCCCTTCTCGCCCCGGCCGTACAAGGTGCCGATCAACTTCAAGACCAAGTTCCGAGGGCATGTCGTCGACGTGCCGATCATGGGCTTCCTGGGCTTGGCCGGGAGCATCTTCATCTGGGCCCTGGTGGTGGCGACCCACGCCATCGGGCGGATCGCCGGGCCGGCCTGGATCCTTTTGGGCTATGTGGCGTACTTTGTTTTTCGACGCCGCGAAGGGCTGCCGGCTTTCGGCAATGTCAAGAGAGACTGGGAAGGCGAGCAGATCCGGGTTCTCACCGACGCCGGCGAACAGACCATTCTCGATCAGTACAAGGCGGCCCTCGAGCGGAGAGACCGCCTTCTGGCAGAAGAAACGGAAGCCACAAAGGAAAAACGGTGAAGCAGGTCGAAAGTAAGAACCCGCGCCAGGGGTGCGGGCTTATTGTCATTTTGGGGAGCTTATGACCAGGTAGGCCCGGCCACAAAGAAGGGTCCACCGCGGACCCCGTTGTCGAAAGGACTGCTCATCCAGATGCTCTTCTCCGATCGGATCAGGTGGGCCGGGCGAGCGGCGGCGGCATCGGCCATCGTGGCCCTGGCCATCACCCTGCTCATCGCCGGGGCGGGCTGCCGCCGGACGCCGAGAGTGGGGGCCTCGATCACCGCGGCCGGCTCGACTTCGGTCCAGCCCTTCGCGGAGTTCCTGGCCGAGTCGTACATGGCAGGCGGGGGCGCCCCGCCCATCAACGTCCAGGGCGGCGGTTCGAGTGCCGGGATCCAGGCGGCCATCGAAGGGGCGGCCCAGATCGGGATGTCTTCCCGTGACTTGAAGCCCGATGAGAAGGCGGTTTTGAAGGAGTACATCATCGCCCACGACGCCATCGCCATCATCGTCAACCCCCAGAACCCGGTCGAGGCCTTGACCAAGGCTCAGGTGCGGGCGGTCTTCTCGGGGACGGTGACCAACTGGAAGCAATTCGGCGGGCCCGACCGCGCCATCACCGTGATCAGCCGCGAGGAGGGCTCGGGGACCCGCAGCTCGTTTGACGAAGGGGTCCTTAAGGAGGTCGCCCTGACGCCGTCGGCCCTTGTCCAGGACTCCAATGGGTCGGTCCGGG
This genomic stretch from Bacillota bacterium harbors:
- a CDS encoding amino acid permease, translating into MKRVETVEFTQKEEKQGLRRAIGTWGSFTWGYADVGADVYVALGLVMGAAHGGTPAAFAMTGLIYVFIGLAYTELAATYPVAGGGHYYTLRGLGDFLGFTSGWALLLDFTIDVSLFALSAAGYVNFFFPALQKQPWLAIEAVLGIGFLIFLNLRGIRESSRMNEIFCAADMVNESVIILFGFLFAFNPDFFTYQFVNQFPSRHDFLYGASIAIISFVGLESISQAAEETLRPATIVPRTSLALIFTVLIYALSFSILSLGILPWQVIAANQGDPVAVLAKHIPIIGFIAGPFTAILAATLVFASANTGVMGYSRITWSMSNFRLLPKWFSAVHPVHQTPYRTILVFSMIAIAEVILASLSANAYDTLGNMYAFGAVTGYILVLISLIRLRFADPFSPRPYKVPINFKTKFRGHVVDVPIMGFLGLAGSIFIWALVVATHAIGRIAGPAWILLGYVAYFVFRRREGLPAFGNVKRDWEGEQIRVLTDAGEQTILDQYKAALERRDRLLAEETEATKEKR
- a CDS encoding phosphate ABC transporter substrate-binding protein, with protein sequence MSKGLLIQMLFSDRIRWAGRAAAASAIVALAITLLIAGAGCRRTPRVGASITAAGSTSVQPFAEFLAESYMAGGGAPPINVQGGGSSAGIQAAIEGAAQIGMSSRDLKPDEKAVLKEYIIAHDAIAIIVNPQNPVEALTKAQVRAVFSGTVTNWKQFGGPDRAITVISREEGSGTRSSFDEGVLKEVALTPSALVQDSNGSVRETVAGDRNAIGYLSLGLVDSRVKAVSLDGVQPTLQTARSKQYPLVRPFLFLTKGDPPEGVRRFLDYVLGSEGQTILLKEGLVPANPAIGG